A region of the Gammaproteobacteria bacterium genome:
GTGGGGCATGGGCTATGCGCAACTGATTCCCTATGCAACCCCTGGATTCGTGGCTTTTGGTTTGTTTGCTGTACCGGCCGGCTGGCTGGCCGACAAGTGGAGTCGGGAGGGTATGATGCTGTTGTTTTTCCTGGGCATTGGTATTGCGGCTGTGCTCACGGCCCTGGCAGATACACCCCTGCAGATCGGGTTAGGGTTGTTCGTCATCGGCATGTTCGGTGCTATCTATCATCCTGTTGGATTAGCGATGGTTGTGCAGGGCCGAACGAAAACCGGTATGCCGTTGGCGGTCAACGGCGTATTCGGAAATCTAGGCGTCGGCTGCGCGGCCTTGATTACAGGATTCCTGATCGATCAGACCGGGTGGCGTTCAGCATTTGTCTGGCCGGGCGTGGTCTGTATCGTGCTCGGGCTCGCCTACGCATTGTTTCTGTTTGCGATCCGTCAGTCAGGTAACGATGCAGACAGGGCAAGTGGCGCGAAAGCAAATTCTGGCCAGACGTTACAGGTTACAGGTACCATTCTGATAAAAATCTTTGCCGTCATTTTCTTTTCAACCGCAGTCGGTGGACTGATTTTTCAAAGCACCACATTTTCGTTGCCCAAAATTTTTGATGAACGGTTGGGGGAACTCGCCGTCACAGCTACTTCGGTGGGTGGATTCGCGTTTGCCGTGTTTGCACTGGCCTCAATCGGACAGCTCATTGTCGGCTACCTGCTGGACCGGATATCACTTAAGCTGGTTTTTCTGGTGGTTGCCGGAATCCAGGTTGTGTTTTTTACACTGATGGTCGGGGCTACGGGCTCAGTTGCGCTGGCAGTCAGCGCGGTGTTCATGCTGGCGGTATTTGGGCAGATACCCATCAACGACGTACTCATCGGCCGGATTACGCGCAGTGAATGGCGCAGCAGGGTGTTTGGTCTTCGCTATATCGTCACCTTTTCGGTCAGTGCGAGTTCGATCCCTTTGATCGCCTGGATTTACGGGTTCTGGGGTTTTGACGCATTGTTCTGGGTGCTGACGGCAGCCGCGTTGGCAATCTTGATCGTTGTGGTATTCCTCCCCGCTGCAGCTGCCCGATCGGAGATCGCGAGGTAAGTCTCGGCGTTTCTTTCGACCGGCACCTGATTGAGTTGGCGCCGGTCTGTCATCACAGTATTGACAGTGCTCGGTAGTTTATATTTAATACGAATCATTCGCATTCGTTTCTAAAGATAATTCGTTATATTAATTGTCAGTGGAGAAAAAGTGGCTAAGAAGTGTGTCGTTGTCTGGCTGAGTGTAGTCATTGCTCTGGCAAGTTCAGTGTCGGCGGGCCAGGTCGGTGAGGTGAACGTCTATAGTTATCGTAAACCGAAATTGATCGATCCGATGTTCG
Encoded here:
- a CDS encoding MFS transporter is translated as MKRRQLEFLFLNAGHFFDHLIILIFAAVAALALAREWGMGYAQLIPYATPGFVAFGLFAVPAGWLADKWSREGMMLLFFLGIGIAAVLTALADTPLQIGLGLFVIGMFGAIYHPVGLAMVVQGRTKTGMPLAVNGVFGNLGVGCAALITGFLIDQTGWRSAFVWPGVVCIVLGLAYALFLFAIRQSGNDADRASGAKANSGQTLQVTGTILIKIFAVIFFSTAVGGLIFQSTTFSLPKIFDERLGELAVTATSVGGFAFAVFALASIGQLIVGYLLDRISLKLVFLVVAGIQVVFFTLMVGATGSVALAVSAVFMLAVFGQIPINDVLIGRITRSEWRSRVFGLRYIVTFSVSASSIPLIAWIYGFWGFDALFWVLTAAALAILIVVVFLPAAAARSEIAR